A single window of Chloroflexota bacterium DNA harbors:
- a CDS encoding transposase encodes EVLLGQWRRIYNEVRPHSALGYRPPAPEAMLPRLAFSSSAGLT; translated from the coding sequence GAGGTGCTCCTCGGACAGTGGAGGCGAATCTACAACGAGGTCCGGCCCCACAGCGCCCTCGGCTACCGCCCGCCAGCGCCTGAGGCGATGTTGCCACGACTGGCGTTCAGCAGTTCCGCCGGACTAACATAG